The following coding sequences lie in one Spinacia oleracea cultivar Varoflay chromosome 1, BTI_SOV_V1, whole genome shotgun sequence genomic window:
- the LOC110798627 gene encoding late embryogenesis abundant protein EMB564-like: MRKELNEKAKSGQAVFPGGTMGGQSGLEATTENLSESRSPGGGHGQTRGEQIIGTQGGKEMGRKGDLSATDKSGGGEKAAEGSFPVDEIKFRRLP; encoded by the coding sequence ATGAGGAAGGAGCTAAATGAGAAGGCAAAAAGCGGACAGGCGGTGTTCCCTGGTGGCACTATGGGTGGCCAGAGCGGCTTAGAGGCTACCACAGAGAACCTCTCCGAAAGTCGTAGTCCAGGTGGTGGCCACGGCCAGACTCGAGGGGAGCAAATAATTGGCACCCAAGGCGGCAAGGAGATGGGCCGCAAAGGTGACCTTAGTGCGACTGATAAGTCTGGTGGCGGGGAAAAGGCTGCCGAGGGAAGTTTCCCCGTTGATGAGATCAAGTTCAGAAGACTTCCTTAA